The following are from one region of the Carboxydothermus pertinax genome:
- a CDS encoding helix-turn-helix transcriptional regulator, with protein MKEKLLERFIPLVDFFAAIAGPHCEVVLHDVTNVESSIIAIRNGHISGRKVGGPLTDLGLKFLKEKLYQTQDAMVNYPARTKDGKPLRSSTFFIKDDHGELVGMLCVNVDLSTALQARKFIDDFIMNIDTDKKAQKTNLKDEFLEITNPSLEDLMSSLIEETIKQFNVPPERLSQEEKIEIVQKLNDKGFFLLKGAVTEVAKYLKTSESTIYRYLNNYKRRDEK; from the coding sequence ATGAAGGAAAAGTTATTAGAAAGATTTATTCCTCTGGTAGATTTCTTTGCTGCTATTGCCGGGCCACACTGTGAGGTTGTTCTTCACGATGTTACCAACGTAGAGAGTTCAATTATTGCAATACGTAACGGTCATATTAGCGGGCGAAAGGTTGGAGGACCGCTTACCGACTTAGGGCTAAAATTTTTAAAAGAAAAATTGTATCAAACACAAGATGCTATGGTTAACTATCCTGCTCGGACAAAAGATGGAAAACCGTTGCGTTCGTCCACTTTTTTTATTAAAGACGATCATGGTGAATTAGTTGGAATGTTATGCGTAAATGTGGATCTTAGTACTGCTTTACAAGCACGTAAATTTATTGACGACTTTATTATGAATATAGACACAGATAAAAAAGCTCAAAAAACTAATTTAAAAGATGAATTTTTGGAAATTACGAACCCATCTTTAGAAGACTTAATGTCATCCCTTATTGAGGAAACTATTAAACAGTTCAACGTTCCGCCGGAGCGGTTGTCACAAGAAGAAAAGATAGAAATTGTCCAAAAATTAAATGATAAAGGCTTCTTTTTATTAAAAGGTGCAGTAACCGAGGTTGCAAAATATCTAAAAACCTCGGAAAGTACAATATACAGGTATCTAAACAACTATAAGAGGAGGGATGAAAAATGA
- a CDS encoding RidA family protein yields MKEVISTSKAPQAIGPYSQAIKVNGFLFVSGQIGINPQTGELVTGGVEAQTKQIMENIRQILSAAGMEFSHVVKTTIFITNMDDFATVNKIYSEYFGKVFPARSCIAVANLPKGALVEVEVVACK; encoded by the coding sequence ATGAAAGAAGTTATTAGCACCAGCAAAGCGCCACAAGCTATTGGTCCCTATTCTCAGGCCATAAAGGTAAATGGATTTCTATTTGTCTCTGGTCAAATTGGTATTAATCCTCAGACTGGTGAACTTGTAACAGGAGGTGTTGAGGCCCAAACAAAACAGATAATGGAAAACATAAGACAGATTTTATCTGCAGCGGGTATGGAGTTTAGCCATGTGGTTAAAACTACAATTTTTATCACCAATATGGATGACTTTGCCACTGTAAATAAAATTTACAGTGAATATTTTGGGAAAGTTTTTCCGGCACGTTCATGCATAGCTGTTGCTAATTTGCCAAAAGGCGCGCTGGTAGAAGTAGAAGTTGTTGCTTGTAAATAA